From the genome of Amycolatopsis granulosa:
GGTGAACGGTGCTGGGCCCGTCGAAGAGCTGTTTGAACGCGCCCTCGACGAATGGATGCAGTCTCGCCGCGAGCTCGCGGCCGGCCCCGTCCCCTGAGCTCGCGAGCTGATCTCGCAAAGTGCGGAGCTCGGGCGACGGGCGGGTCCAGGTGCGGGGGTCGGCGGTGATGCCCACGCTCTGGTAGGTGGCCGCGATCGCGCGGTCCAGCGCAGCGCGCTCGGCAGCCGACGGTTCGCCGCCGAGGAGAACGTCGATCACGGTGTGCAGGAACAGGCTTCGCCGGACGAGCGCGTCGTTGGGGGCGCTGCGTCGTCCGTCGGGACGCGTGTGGATGGGCAGGTCGAACGGGTTGAGCCGCACGCCTGGTGTGCCGAGGTGGACGTGGGTGCCGCCGACGGCGGCCGCGAGCCGGGCGTACTCGTCTTCCGGATCGACGACGGCGACCTCGATGCCCCGGTACAGCGAGCGCAGCAGCTCCAGCTTGACCAGATAGGACTTGCCGGCGCCGGAGCGGCCGAGGATGACCGAGTTGTGGTTGTGCATGCCCTCGCCGAAGCGGTCCCAGTGCACCAGCCCCTGCGAGCCGATGTTCTAGCCGTAGAGCACCCCCGCCGGTGCCGCGACCGAGGTCGGATCGGGCGCGGGCAGGTCCGGGCTGGTGAACGGGAACGCCGCCGACAACGCCGCGGTGTCGAAGGTGCGGCGCATGCCGATCAGGTCCAGCCCCAGTGGCAAGGTCGACACCCACCCCTGGAGGCTGCGGTAGGTGGTGTGCTTGGCGTCCAGCAGCAGGCTGGCGCACAGCGACCGCAGCGCGGCAACTTCCTCGGCGAGAGCGCTCTGGGAGGTGGCGTGAATGGTCAGGTACAGCCCGACGCGGAACAGCTTGCCGTCGCCACGCGCGACGCGGGAGGACAGGTCGTAGGCGTCCTCGGTGGCGGCCTCGACATGCGGGTCGAACAGCCGGCCGTGCTCGGCCGTGTGGCGGCGGCCGGCCTCGAGCTTGGCGAGCTGCTTCTTCAGCCGGGCGGCGGCGGTGGCCGGGTCGATCGGCTCGACGTGCAGAGAGACGTCCACGCGGCCGGGGTAGGTCAACAGCGGGGCGAGCCAGCCGGGGTGCACCTCGCGTGGGTAGCCGATGACGGCGAAGCTGGCGACCCATTCGCCGCCGACCTCCAGGTGCCGGGCGCCGACCGACAGCGCGTCCGGTGTGAAGGCGGCAGCTGCCGGAGAGGCCGGTGGGCGGGGCCGGTGGTGGTTGCGATGGCTCATCAGAACCGCTCCCCTCGCTCGTCCTCGTAGTCCCAGTCGTCGTCCTCGTCCCACGCGGGCTCGTCCTCTGCACGTGCATCCGCACGCCACCGGCCGGGGTCCTCATCGGCCACCTCCGAGGCGGTGGTGATGACCTCGTCCGCGCCGGCCAGTCCAGCTGATGGGGGCAGCAGGCTGTCGGGGTTGCACGCCGAGGCCAGCACCGCGGTGGCCTCTCCCGCGTCGAGCGGGTTCACTGTGATCCCTGCCGGGGACAGCAACTCCACAGCTTCGGTGAGGCGACGCACCAGCCGTGACTCGGCCGCTCGCCGTGTGGCGGCATCCACCTGTCCGGTGGTTCGGTCGCGGCGCGTACGCAGCGCAGCCAGCGGACCGGGTCCGCCGAGCCCGTCCGGCGGGCCGGCTACGGCGAGCGGTTCGCGCAGCACGAGCAGCACCTGCCGCCGCAGCAAATCAGACTCCTGCCCGAGCTGGACCAGGTAGTCGGCGTGCTCGACCGCTGCAGCTTCCAGCGCCGGGTGCGGCAGCCCGCCCGCGCGCTCGCGCAGCTCGGCGACCTGCGCCGAGAGGTCCAGGCGTTCGGTGCGCACCAGGACCTGCACCGGAGCGGTCAGCGAGTGCAGGTAGCGCCCGAACGCGGCGACCAGCGCCTCCTGCTCGGCCGGTGTCCGGAGCGCGAAATTCACCGTGCTCGCGACCGCCACGACCGCCAACCCGTCCGGGCCGAGGTCCACCACGCCGGTCTCCGTGACGGCCTCAGCGGGCAGGCGCAGCGCGGACGGGGAGACCGGTTCGGCCTCGGATGTCGGCCTGCGGAGGCCGGCTCCCTGGTCCGCGTTCGCGGTGAGCCACGCGGGCGCGGGACGCACGCCTTCCGGCGCGGCAACGCGGTAGCGGGGAGCGAGTCGCTGGCGGATCGCGGCGATCAGCAACTTGTCCAGGGGGACACCGTCGCGCTTGCCCAGAGCGAGCATCACCGACGCCGCGCCGACCGGAACCGCAAACGCGGCGAATAGCGGGATCGGCACGAACGCGCGCGTGGCGAGCCACACCAGGTACAGCGCCGCTCCCGCGGCGGCGAGGATGCCCAGTTGGCGTGCGGTGAGCGGGCCGAGCACACGGTCGTGCATGTCGACGTCGGCGGGAATGCGAACGGGTTCGGTCATGACGTGCTACCTCCTGGCTTGCGCCGTCGTGCGGCTGTCGGCGGTGGCGGGGTCACCCGCGGACGCGGCGTCTTGGCGGGCTTGGGCAGGTCCAGCGGGAGTCGCAGCTGCCGTCCGGCCGGCGGGGCACCTGGCTTCGGCGGTGGTGGCGGTGCGGGTTTGGACGGCACGCGTTTCAGCCCGTCGAGGGGCAGCGGGTACTGGCCGGAGCGGGTCGGTCGGCTGGCCTGGTAGGGGTCGAAGGGCAGTGGCGGTTGGACCACGCGCCGACCCGCTCCGCGACGAGCCGGAGGCGCTGGCGGGTTCGCCGGCCGAGCCACCTTGCGCAGGCCGTCCAGCGGCAGCGGGTACTGACCGGACCGGAGCGGCCGGTTGCCCTGGTAGGGGTCGAACGGCAGCTCGAGTTGTTTCCCGGTGCGCCCGCGGGGCGAGCGCCAACCACGCGTTCCCGCGGCGCCCGTTGAGGCGGCAGGTGGCGCCGCGCGCGGAACGTCGAAGGGCAGACGGTACTGCCCGTCGGGGCCGAGAACCGGCTTGTTCTCCGGCCAGTCATTGCCCAGCGGCAGCGCCAGCTGACGACCCGATTTCCGCGACGGCTTCGGTTCGGGTGCGGGCCCAGGCTTCGGCTTGGGGCGGGTCCGGCGAAGGCCGGGGAGCGGCAGCACGTACTGCCCGCTTGCGGTGGTCCTCGGCTCGGCTGAACGTGTGGACGAGCCGCCACGTCTGCTGCCACCGGTAGCTCGGGGCGTCGGGGGCTTTCCGCCGCCTCCGCCCAGGAGCCCGAACGTCTTGTAGGCGAGGAAGCCCCGGACGAGAGAGCCGATCAGGCTGCGCCCACCTCCGCCGCGGATCGAGCCCAGGATCCAGACCGGGATTTTGAGCAGGATGTACATCAGCGCGAGGGCGACCAGCAGGTTGATCAGCCCGGAGGCGGTCGGCCCGAACAGGGTGAACCCGCCAGGGGTGAAGAACACCTTCAGCGCGGTGATCAGGGTCAGGCTCTGTCCGAGCTGGATCGCGAGGCAGCCGCCGTAGGCCTTCCACCACCAGTAGGCGATGCCCTCGGTCTGGGGCAGGGCATGGAACATCAGCGCCAGCGGTGCGGCGACGATGAGAATGATCGTCAACGCGACCCGCACGACGTAGGTCACCAGCAGCGCGACGAGCAAACCGGCCAGGACGAGTCCGATGAAGACGATCCACATGCCACCCCTGAGCGAGCCCATCACGAGGTCGCGCAAGGCCGCGCCGGCGGCACTCGCGTCGAGCCCGCCGCCCATGATGGCGGCGACGAGGGCGTTGGCGATTTGGATGCCCTTGGTGGCCACCCACAGACTCAGGGCGCCGGCCAGGAACCCCACTGCCAGGCGCGGCGCGATCTCCAACGCAGAGTGCCGGGTCTGAATGGTCTGGTAGCTCATCACGATGACGCCGGCGATGAGAACCAGCAGTCCGTAGGAAGCGAGCAGGATCTGCCAGGAGTTGTCCCACAGTTCGCCCACGCGCGGCAGCGAGTCCGGCGTCGGTGTGGTCAGCAGTGTCTTGGACAGCAGGTCGAGCAGCGGGTTGAGCGCGCTCTCGACGATGCCGCGGAAGAACCCATCGATGACCTCGGTGATGCAGGCGCCGATGTTCGTGAGGCCGCAGTCGCCACCGTTCTCCGCGCCCGGGTCGGGCTGCTCACCGCCTGGTGCGGTGGGCAGCGTGGTCGTGCCGGGTTGCGGGATGCAGCCCTCACCGGTGCACGGCGGAGCGGGCGCGGTCGACGAGGACGGAACACACCCGCCCTGCAGCGAACCCGGGAAGCACGTCACCGACGTCGGCGCCTCGGTGGGAAGCGGCAGCGGCACCTCAGGCAGCGACGGTGCAGTGGTCGGCGCGGGCAGGGAGCACAGCGGAGAGCCGGGTTCGCACGGCTCGACGGTCGGGAGCGGCAGTGGTTGCGCGGCGGCCGGCGGCGCCATCGACGAACCGGGGTTGAGCGCTGCGACGGCGACCGTGCCGCCGAACAGTACGACGATGCTTACCGCCAGCCCCAGCAGCGCGCGGCCACGAGTCAGCTTGGGTAACCGCGCCTTCCGGCGTGATGGTGGGGCACCCGGTGTGTTCGAGGTGCGCATCGCCTCACGCCCCCACGATGCCTTTGAGCACCTCGACGACCAGCGGGGCGAGCGCGGCCAGAACGTAGCCGATGCCGGCGGCCTTGAACGCCTCCTTGGCCTTCTCCTGCTCACCCGGGTCGCCGCCGCCGAACACGCGCCGGACACCGCCGATGGTGAGGAACACCGTCGCCAGCCCGGCAAGGATCCCCATCAGCCAGTTGCGGATGTTGTTGAGGACTTCCTCGACGCTGGCCGCGAGCGCGAGCACCACCGTGTCGGCGTGCGCGTACACCCTGGAGGTCAGGAGGGTGAGCACGACGAGTTCGGCCAGCAGCAGCGTCCGCCGACGGCGATAGCGCGGGCGAGGAGTTCGAGTCAGGCGCATCGCTGCTCTCCCGGAGTCGAGCCCGGCCGCCACTGCGGCTGCTCGGGCGAGGGGGTGGTGTGCGCGCGGGAGGCTGGTTTCGTCCCGCACCCCTGAACTCCGGAAGACGCCGCCTTCGGGGACACACGGGCGCTCGAATTCCTGCCCTCACGACTACTCAGATCGGTTACGCCCCGTGACGATCTGGGCTGGACGATGGCAATCGTGTCGGCCACCTGAGTCGCCACATCGGACTCGCTCTGACCGGCATCGGCCTCACGGCGCATGTCCTCGAGGAGGTACGCAACGAGACGTCGCTCAGCCCTCTGCCGGGCCTTCTTCGCGGCTTGGTACGACACGTCGCGCTCGGCTGCGGCGTCCGCCAACGGCACACCCTCCAGACGGGTGGCGCCGATCAGCTCGGCCTCGGTAGCGGTGATCGCACCGTCCGCCACGGCGCGGGCGAGAACGAAGTCGGGGTGTCCCCACGGCGGCGGTGGCAGCGTCGAACGGAAGCCGTGTCCCGATGGCACGGGAGCGTCCAGCGCCTCCCGGACGCACGCGTGGCCGGCGCGGTAGGCCGCCCATCGAAGCCGGAGCATGATGCGCGGCTTGCGCAGGTCGATCGTCCCCAGCTCGGCGACGAATCCGGCGAGCACCGCCGCGTGAATGTCGCTCGGATCGCCCGCGAACTTCGCGGACAGGGTGGCGGCGATCGAGGTCAGTGCGGGCAGCGCGACACCGACCGCGGCAACCGTCCAGGTGCCGCCTTCGGTCCGAGCCCGCAACACCAGGTGCGCCCACACCGCATCGCGCAAAGTCTGCGGACACCGGCGCCGGAGCAGCCGGTCACGTAGCTCGTTCAGCGGCACTCGCCGCCGCGGCAAACCGGCGAACAACCGGCCATCGACCGTCACCGGATGCTCCCCGGCGACCAGCCACTCGAAGGCTGCCCGGGCGGCGTCCAACGGCATCGCGGCGCGCCCGAAACCCGAGCGCGGAACGGCATCACGCGGATTCATGAGTTGACTCCCGAAACGAGTCGGAACAATGACTCGCCCAGGACGCCACACCAGGTATTACCAACCACTGACCTAACCGGCACTGAACTAGTACCGAAGCCAAACCGACGATCGCACGCCGACCAGTTCAAGATCGACTTCCGCCGTCGCCCGGAGCATTCTCAAGATCGACGGCACCGACCTGGTAATACCGGTCTAGCTGCACCTTTGCCGTCGCGGTACCAGCTCGGTACCAGTTCGGTCAGACCCCGCTGAGGCGCCGCTCGACCGGTGGTTCAACGACCTCCAAAAGCAGACGGAGAACCCCGGGGGCGAAAGACTTCGCGAAGGACGCATCCGGTCGCCGAAAAGGAGCACAGCACGTGTCCCCGAAGGGCGTGTACGTCGGAGTTCAGGGGTGTCATCAGCGCCACGCACAGGCGGACGCGCTCGCCTTCTCAGAGGGGATACTCGTGACCACGCCCGACCGTCCCGGACGCCGCATACCTCGTAAGCGATCCAGCTCAACTCGCCCGCCATCAACCCGCACACGCGGGCGCCGCACCGGTGACCGCAGGCCGTGGCCGACCGCACCGACCACCACCCGGCCCAGCCCCGGCAAGCCCGCCAGCACCGCCCGTCGATCGCGGTCGAATGGTCTCCCATCGGCACCGACACCGTCCACCGTGTGGCCGGCAGGCCCATCCCCGATCGACCTCCACGCGGCCTGGCCGGCGGCCCTCATCGACCGGGTCGTAACCGCGTTCAGCGCACCCGGCGCGCGGGTCGTGCTACTCCCCTGGCCGTCGCCACACGGCCCGCGCCGGACGCTCACGCCCATCGATCCGGACGGCGTCGTCGAACGCACTCCCGACACAAATCCGGACCCCGAACTCACCGACGCCCTGCACACCGTCGAACGCCTCGGCCGCACCGCCCGCGTTCCGCACCCGACAGCGAGCGACACCCCCGCGTCAGCACCCTTCTGGGCGGACCTGATCGAAGGCACCGGTCCGGTGGTGACAACCTCTGCTGTCTCTGCGGACGACGCCATAGCGGACGAGGAAACGCAGAGCAGCAGCAGCGAAGATCTGATCATTTCCAGCCTGAGTCCCGGGCTCACCGGCGACCAAACCGCCGACCTTGTCGCACTGTTCGCCGCCCGCCGACTCCGCGTGGGCGGCATCCTCGTGGTGCTCACGCACTGTGACTGGACATCCGGCCAACTCACCGATCCGACCGGCGCCATCGTCGCGGCCGGACAGAACGCCGACCTGCTCTACCTCCAGCACATCGTCGCGGTCCACACGCCCATCCGTGACGGCCGATTCCACCACCCCGACGAGCACTCGGACAGCGCCGACGACAGCGCTCGCGGCCGGCACCGGGCGAGGGTGCGCGGGCTGCCGCTCCCGCATCGACGCATCCACTCCGACGTCCTCGTCTTCACGCAGCCCCACGACCAGCAGCCGCAGACCGACCACACCTGACGTGCACGCCGGAACTCGCCCTCGATCCTCATCACCAGGAAGGCATGCCCCGTGACAGACGAACGCCGCACACCGGTTCCCGCCGCCCCCGCCGACGAGCCGACGCAACCCATCCCCCGCACGCTCATCGATGCGCTCGACCACGCCGACGAAGACCAGGCCGACCTCTCGGTGTGGACCACCGCGCAGGTCTCCCCCGCAACGCAGCGCCGAGGCAAGTACACGCCCGAGTCGACCGCGCACCCGGCCAAGATGCTGCCCGACGTCGCCCGCCACGCGATCGAGCACTACACCAAGCCGGGCGAGCTGGTGCTCGACCCGATGTGCGGCATCGGCACCACGCTCGTCGAAGCCGTCCACCTCGGTCGGCGCGCCCTCGGCGTCGAATACGAACCCCACTGGGTCGCGGTCGCCCGATCGAATCTCCAGCTGGCCCGCGAACAGGGCATCGACCACGACGCGCACGTCATTCAGGGCGACGCCCGCCAGCTCGTCACGCTGCTTCCGCGGCAGTACGTGGGCCAGGCCGCGCTCGTAGTGACCTCCCCGCCCTACGGGCCGTCGACCCACGGACGTGTGGCCGTTGCGCCCAGCGAAGGCATCCAGAAGTACTGGCACCGCTACGGCAGCGCCCTCGACCGCGGCAACCTGGCCAACATCGGTCACCACCGGCTGCTGGCCGGGTTCACTCGGATCCTCGCCGGCCTCCGCACCTTTCTCCGGCCCGGCGGGCACGTCGTCGTCACCATCCGCCCCTGGCGTGAGCACTCCGAGCTCATCGACCTGCCCGCTCAGATCCTCGCCTGCGGCCGCGCCGCCGGGCTCATCCCCGCCGAACGCATCGTCGCGCTGCTCGCCCGGGCCGCCGAGACCGACCTCGTCGCCCGCGGCAGCTTCTTCCAACGCGACTTCATCCGCAAACAACGCGAAGCCGGACTGCCGCTGCACCTCATCGCCCACGAGGACGTGGTCGTCTTCCGAACACCCCTGCACCAGTCGATCTCAGCTTCGGCAGCTTGCAGGACCCACGTTCATCCACTTCATTGCCGTCCTCAAAACCGACGCCGGGCTGCATGACCCCTGGCAGGGAACTAGATGTACGCCGAACCGGGTCAAATCATGACCGCCGCGACGGTGACTGAGGACTGGCCAACCAGTCCTCGATCCCACACACGAGCCCGGACACCCCGTCTACCGAGGTGATTGAGCGAATTAAGGAGCTGGCGCGCGAGCACAAGTGGTCGGCACAGCGGATCATCCACCAGCTATCTGGGCTCGGCTAAGTGATCAATCATCGCACGTGATCAGGCACCTGGCCCGGCTTAGGGTCGAGCAGCGCCGGTCCCTCCGGAATACACTCTGCAGAAGAGGTCCTCGACACCGTTCACCAGCTAGAGCGAACGCGCAGCCGCATCCACTACAGAATGTCCACTTGCCTGATAGACCGGCTTTGACAAGACCTGCGCCCCTACCCCGACAGCACGATTGCCGTTGACCAACCCCGTAAGCTGCGGTCGAACGAAAGCCGAGCCGCAGATCAGCACCGGCGTCTCACCTTCAACGGTCACCTGCAACGTGCTCGCGGCCGCCCAACACGCACCAGCGACACAGATCGTCGCCATCAATCCCATCAGCCGTGACCACACAGTGGCTACCGTATTCAGCCCTCGTCTATGCATCCGGGCAAATCGACTGGAATCACACGTCAGGGTGCCTGGCCGATCGGACAATCACCGCCCTTATGAGGTACTTGTCCAGAAGGAGTGGTGAGAGCCCGACGAATGCCCCGCTGCACGACGTAACCGCGGGACCATCCCAGCCGCGCGGGCAAGACCACGCGGTCGTCCGCGAACTGCTGGGCGATCGGGAACCATCCCCGCTCGCGCGGGAAAGACCGGAACCGGGCTTTTGCCCAATGGTATTCACCGGGACTCTCCGCTCGCGCGGGGAAGATGGCGGCCTCTGAACCATGTGGGAGGCGACCTGGGACCATCCCCGCTCGCGGGGAAGACCACGCCGAATACGACTGGGATACCGACAGGTGGGGACCATCCTCGCTCGCGCGGGGAAGACTGATGGCTGTTCACCCCGGCCGCAGCTCAGCAGGGACCATCCCCGCTCGCGCGGGGAAGACGGAACCGTCTGCTTCCGCGAGGCCCAGCGCCGGGGACCATCCCCGCTCACGCGGGGAAGACCGGACACCGGCCGGAAGATTGGAGACGACTTGGGGACCATCCCCGCTCGCGCGGGGAAGACAACTGGCCCGGCTGCTCGACGAGGCGACCGAGGGGACCATCCCCGCTCGCGCGGGGAAGACTACAGCTCAACCGACCCGAAGCCTGGCATCCTGGGATCATCCCCGCTCGCGCGGGGAAGACGCGGTGAACGCGACCGACGCCTACGCCGCCCAGGGACCATCCCCGCTCGCGCGGGGAAGACATGCGGATGAAGTCGGCTGACGCGATGGCCACGGGACCATCCCCGCTCCCGCGGGGAAGACCAGCAGCCCGAAGACCAGCAGCCCGAACTGGTTGGGACCATCCCCGCTCGCGCGGGGAAGACGAACCACTCCGGAAACTGTTCCGCAGCATCGCGGGACCATCCCCGCTTGCGCGGGGAAGACGCGATCGCCACGTTGGTTGACCGCGGCGTGTTGGGACCATCCCCGCTTGCGCGGGGAAGACCACCTGGTCACCTCGATTTCGAGCCAGAGCCGTCGGGACCATCCCCGCTTGCGCGGGGAAGACTTGCCGAGGAACGCGTCGGTGAGCTGGTCGAGGGGACCATCCCCGCTTGCGCGGGGAAGACGCCCGCCCCGGCGGTGGGGGTGCCACCGTTGCCGGGACCATCCCCGCTTGCGCGGGGAAGACATCAAGTCCGGGGAGTTCGCCATCCACCCCGCGGGACCATCCCCGCTTGCGCGGGGAAGACCTGCTCGGCGACTTTTTCCCACGAGTAGGTGTGGGACCATCCCCGCTTGCGCGGGGAAGACTCCCGCGCCTCCACCCATCGGATCACCGCGAGGGGACCATCCCCGCTTGCGCGGGGAAGACAGAGCGCCCGCCTGTTAAGTGGGTGGTTCCAGGGGACCATCCCCGCTTGCGCGGGGAAGACACTTGGTGACCAGCGTAAACGCGGATCAAAACGGTGTTTCTTTGGCTTTGATCACCGATTGCCGTAGCGTCGGCGGCGGCTGGCTTTGCTCCAGCCCACTGATTTGACTGGCGGCTCGTGGTTGGGTCCGAGTGTGGTGTTGGGCCTGAGGATGAGGTGGATGCCTTCGTGCTCGATGGGTTGCCAGTCGTGCTGGTGGACTTCGAAAGCGAGGCCTTGTTCGTTGGGTGCGTGGTACACCATGATCGCCCGGCCAGTTTTGACCATGTCGATGACCCGCGCCCACATGAGTGCACGGATACGCTGGTTGATGGTGCCGACAAAGACGCCGGGTGAGATCTCCAACATCCATCGGGTGAGGTGGCCTCGGAGACCTACCGGACAAGCGGCGACCACAATGACTGTCACAGCTCGTCCTCGTAGGATGTTCCGCTGGGCAGAGGAGTTCCATCGTAGTCCCAGAGTTGCACGATATCGGCAGTGATGTCAGTGTCCTCGGTGCCTGCATCTTCGGGATTGAGGAGGTTCCTGATGTCGCGGACGCAGCGATCCATGAAGTTGTTGCCGCGGAGCCGGTCGCGGAACGCGCGGCGCGTTTCGGCGCCGATGTCGGCGTAGCCGGCTGCCGCGATGTCGAAGGCTACGGGAATGGTGAGTTCGGCCTTGTACAGGTCAGCGATATCGAAAACGAAGGATCGAATGTGTCCGGTGTGGACAAATCCGAGTCCGGGGGCGCAACCGAGCGCGACGATGGCAGCGTGTGCCGCACCGTAAAGGCAGGTGTTCGCGGCGGACAGCGCTTGGTTCACCAGGGTTCCACCAGCGAAGTCGTCGGGGCTGTAGTCGCGGCGTTTCCACGCGACACCGGTTCTTTCGGCGTTCTCGCGGTAGAGGCGTCGCACGCGGGCGCCTTCCCGGCCGCGCAGCTGCTGCATGGATAGCCCGCTAGTGTCTTCGCCGGGGAAGCGCATCGCGTACATGTGCCGGGCCACTCGCAGGCGGCTGGAGTCGGTGGACACGAGCACGGCTTGGACTTCCAGCAGCCGGGAGGAGCGTGTGAGGGTGCGGCCGTGCGCATAGTAGCGGACGCCGTGTTCTCCGACCCACACGGCGGTGGCCCCGCTCTCGGCGAGCAGCACGATGGCCTGTTGCGAGACCGTGGTGCCGGGCCCTAGCAGCAGGGTGCTGATGGTGGCGGCTGGGATGTGGACGGTGCCGCGCTGGTCCTGGGCGGTGATGGCGTTAGCGTCACGGTGGATCACGCAGTGCTCGAGGTAGAGGAAGCTGATCCGGTCTTGAGCACGCGTGAGGTGCGAGAGAGGGACCGGTGGTGCGCCTGGGATGTCGGCCATCGGTCACGTCGCCGGGGCGAGAGTGAGGAGTCCGCAACCGTAGCCCTTTGCTGGACCGATCCCGCGGGTGAGGGCGGCGCAGAGTGCGTCGGGGTCGGTGACCTCGAGGGTGCCGCCGTAGGTGGCGGTGGCCAGGGTGACGGTGCGGCCGTGGCGGGTGAACTTGTGGACGGTACGGCTGAGGATGGTCGCGTCGGGTTCCTTTTCGCCGTCGGCTGCCACTGGGGGGATGGTGAACCCGTGGCGCTCGGTGCGGGCAAGGAACCAGCCGAGTTGCTGGTTGACGGTGACGTGACCGAGCCTTTTGCCGCGACCTTCCGGTTGGGCGCGGGAGAAGGTGGGGTTGGCGGTGAGCCGGAACGCGTAGGTGTCTGTGGCGGCGAGCCGGCCGAGGAGGGGGGTGTAGTCGCGGGTGTCCCAGGTGTGGGTTGTGGGCCAGCCGGCCTCTTCGACGAGGTGGGTCAGATCGGGCTGCGCAGGGCTGACGATGTAAAGCAGTGCGCGGTGGGCTGGGTGGTCGAGACGCCATAGCACCCGCCCGCCGTCCTTGGTGACAGGTGAGTGTTCGCCGGGGAAGGCGGCGAGGACGGCGGCGTGGAGGCGGTGTGGTGAGGCGAGCAGGTGTTTGGCACCGCGTCGGGCAGGGTTGAACTCGAATCGGGTGAAGAACATCAGGAGGCTCCGAACAGCGCCATGGGGTCGTGGTCGCCCACTGCGGATGTGGGCATGTAGTCGGGGTTGGGCAAAGTCACCTGGCCAGCGATGACGGTGCGCCACGCGTGCTGGCGGTGCTCGGGAGCGAACGTGACGGGTTCGTCCTGCACCAGATAGCTCACGTCCTGGGCCTGCTCCCCGAGCGGCGCGTCCACGGCAGTGTCCAGGGTGACAGTCGCCGCACGGTGTTTCTGCTGAATTCGGGGCGAGGCTTGCCACGGCGTCCCGGCTAGCGCGTCCTCGAGGGTCTGGTTGCGGACGCCGAGGGTGAGTGGGCCGGAGGGCGGGCAGGAACGGCGGCCGAGGTAGAGCGGGAACACCGGTCGCCGCAACGCCTCGTGCAGTGTGGTCAGGAACTGTTCCTCGCCTTCGACGACGGCGAGGAACACCGCGTCGGCGAGGTAGAAGCGATACGACAGCGGCAGCGGCGCGGAGCCGTCGATGGGCCGGGCGGTGTGGAAGTCGCGTTCGACGTGTCCGGGTTGGTCGAGGCGAACCCCGAACCGCAGCGTGGCGAGGTCCTCGATCGAGTCGGTGCGCCGCCGACCTGCTGCGGCCGCCAAC
Proteins encoded in this window:
- the cas6e gene encoding type I-E CRISPR-associated protein Cas6/Cse3/CasE — protein: MFFTRFEFNPARRGAKHLLASPHRLHAAVLAAFPGEHSPVTKDGGRVLWRLDHPAHRALLYIVSPAQPDLTHLVEEAGWPTTHTWDTRDYTPLLGRLAATDTYAFRLTANPTFSRAQPEGRGKRLGHVTVNQQLGWFLARTERHGFTIPPVAADGEKEPDATILSRTVHKFTRHGRTVTLATATYGGTLEVTDPDALCAALTRGIGPAKGYGCGLLTLAPAT
- the cas5e gene encoding type I-E CRISPR-associated protein Cas5/CasD, producing MSVLLLRLAAPLQSWGTSSRFTRRTTDRAPSKSGIIGLLAAAAGRRRTDSIEDLATLRFGVRLDQPGHVERDFHTARPIDGSAPLPLSYRFYLADAVFLAVVEGEEQFLTTLHEALRRPVFPLYLGRRSCPPSGPLTLGVRNQTLEDALAGTPWQASPRIQQKHRAATVTLDTAVDAPLGEQAQDVSYLVQDEPVTFAPEHRQHAWRTVIAGQVTLPNPDYMPTSAVGDHDPMALFGAS
- the cas2e gene encoding type I-E CRISPR-associated endoribonuclease Cas2e, with product MTVIVVAACPVGLRGHLTRWMLEISPGVFVGTINQRIRALMWARVIDMVKTGRAIMVYHAPNEQGLAFEVHQHDWQPIEHEGIHLILRPNTTLGPNHEPPVKSVGWSKASRRRRYGNR
- the cas1e gene encoding type I-E CRISPR-associated endonuclease Cas1e, whose product is MADIPGAPPVPLSHLTRAQDRISFLYLEHCVIHRDANAITAQDQRGTVHIPAATISTLLLGPGTTVSQQAIVLLAESGATAVWVGEHGVRYYAHGRTLTRSSRLLEVQAVLVSTDSSRLRVARHMYAMRFPGEDTSGLSMQQLRGREGARVRRLYRENAERTGVAWKRRDYSPDDFAGGTLVNQALSAANTCLYGAAHAAIVALGCAPGLGFVHTGHIRSFVFDIADLYKAELTIPVAFDIAAAGYADIGAETRRAFRDRLRGNNFMDRCVRDIRNLLNPEDAGTEDTDITADIVQLWDYDGTPLPSGTSYEDEL
- a CDS encoding pilin, producing MRLTRTPRPRYRRRRTLLLAELVVLTLLTSRVYAHADTVVLALAASVEEVLNNIRNWLMGILAGLATVFLTIGGVRRVFGGGDPGEQEKAKEAFKAAGIGYVLAALAPLVVEVLKGIVGA
- a CDS encoding PrgI family protein, coding for MTEPVRIPADVDMHDRVLGPLTARQLGILAAAGAALYLVWLATRAFVPIPLFAAFAVPVGAASVMLALGKRDGVPLDKLLIAAIRQRLAPRYRVAAPEGVRPAPAWLTANADQGAGLRRPTSEAEPVSPSALRLPAEAVTETGVVDLGPDGLAVVAVASTVNFALRTPAEQEALVAAFGRYLHSLTAPVQVLVRTERLDLSAQVAELRERAGGLPHPALEAAAVEHADYLVQLGQESDLLRRQVLLVLREPLAVAGPPDGLGGPGPLAALRTRRDRTTGQVDAATRRAAESRLVRRLTEAVELLSPAGITVNPLDAGEATAVLASACNPDSLLPPSAGLAGADEVITTASEVADEDPGRWRADARAEDEPAWDEDDDWDYEDERGERF
- a CDS encoding DNA methyltransferase: MDALDHADEDQADLSVWTTAQVSPATQRRGKYTPESTAHPAKMLPDVARHAIEHYTKPGELVLDPMCGIGTTLVEAVHLGRRALGVEYEPHWVAVARSNLQLAREQGIDHDAHVIQGDARQLVTLLPRQYVGQAALVVTSPPYGPSTHGRVAVAPSEGIQKYWHRYGSALDRGNLANIGHHRLLAGFTRILAGLRTFLRPGGHVVVTIRPWREHSELIDLPAQILACGRAAGLIPAERIVALLARAAETDLVARGSFFQRDFIRKQREAGLPLHLIAHEDVVVFRTPLHQSISASAACRTHVHPLHCRPQNRRRAA